The following coding sequences are from one Aeromicrobium duanguangcaii window:
- a CDS encoding DUF7455 domain-containing protein produces MREYSWCSSTYLPPRRNEDTVNATAEFPALTSADRCDRCGAQAFVRVELSAGTDLMFCAHHARQHEERLREIAVTYRDESDRLSV; encoded by the coding sequence ATGAGAGAGTATTCATGGTGTAGTTCGACCTACCTTCCCCCCCGACGAAACGAGGACACCGTGAACGCCACAGCCGAGTTCCCCGCCCTCACCTCCGCCGATCGCTGCGACCGTTGCGGTGCGCAGGCCTTTGTCCGCGTCGAGCTCTCCGCCGGCACCGACCTGATGTTCTGCGCCCACCACGCCCGCCAGCACGAGGAGCGGCTGCGTGAGATCGCCGTGACCTACCGGGACGAGAGCGACCGCCTGTCGGTCTGA
- a CDS encoding phospholipase D-like domain-containing protein, with protein sequence MSVSHRLRLAGVAAVGALVLPLVAASSTFGVDEPAAAGQASSTEPQAEAVQPQAAAPAAVAAAATPDKRPYGAGYPVEVEANFSRPYFDKGGSNRDYSLLNDLERLIRGSYQTPAGKMKSKSQRRATSVFAANSRMEDSVRVGRELVKAAKAGVNVRFIHPNAHQSPASNKLKKQLNKTKYGKFKTCSNGKSMACLSRVNGALMHSKIVMVSDTYTRSGKRARGVVWTGSTNFGGRSAERTYNNGTTVYNDKKLWYQMRAVWNDMWAKRRIGKDYGRYIAKRNSRYGYSTATRDGYTSAFARRGVLYSNLSNYAIHVSPLRATPTNGRDPILNVLNRIVPDEQCRIRVMENRFKYRRIALAYKLAALNNGGCRVSVVGFKDDNKKNYLEHCRQLLRVCKPILDVLKTSRTEVDAAYAQIHDKTILIDAKLKPNKLNPEERLPNGRSWPKSGSRVKVTVAGSANLTGSNLVASDEITTITSDPDVYDAYVEHWRSVTQTKAYGSFKY encoded by the coding sequence GTGTCCGTCAGTCACCGGCTTCGACTCGCGGGTGTCGCCGCTGTCGGCGCACTCGTCCTGCCGCTCGTGGCCGCCAGCTCGACCTTCGGCGTCGACGAGCCCGCGGCCGCGGGCCAGGCCAGCTCCACCGAGCCCCAGGCCGAGGCCGTCCAGCCGCAGGCCGCCGCGCCCGCAGCCGTGGCCGCTGCCGCCACCCCCGACAAGCGCCCCTACGGCGCCGGCTACCCGGTCGAGGTCGAGGCGAACTTCTCGCGTCCCTACTTCGACAAGGGCGGCTCGAACCGCGACTACTCGCTGCTGAACGACCTCGAGCGACTCATTCGCGGGTCCTACCAGACGCCCGCCGGCAAGATGAAGTCCAAGAGCCAGCGGCGGGCCACCTCGGTCTTCGCCGCGAACTCGCGCATGGAGGACTCGGTCCGGGTCGGTCGCGAGCTGGTCAAGGCCGCCAAGGCCGGCGTGAACGTGCGCTTCATCCATCCGAACGCGCACCAGTCGCCGGCGTCGAACAAGCTGAAGAAGCAGCTCAACAAGACGAAGTACGGCAAGTTCAAGACCTGCTCCAACGGCAAGTCCATGGCCTGCCTCTCGCGCGTCAACGGCGCGCTCATGCACTCCAAGATCGTCATGGTCAGCGACACCTACACGCGCAGCGGCAAGCGCGCGCGGGGCGTCGTGTGGACCGGCTCGACCAACTTCGGCGGCCGCAGCGCCGAGCGCACGTACAACAACGGCACGACCGTCTACAACGACAAGAAGCTCTGGTACCAGATGCGTGCGGTCTGGAACGACATGTGGGCCAAGCGCCGCATCGGCAAGGACTACGGGCGCTACATCGCCAAGCGCAACAGCCGCTACGGCTACAGCACCGCGACGCGTGACGGCTACACGAGCGCCTTCGCGCGCCGTGGCGTCCTGTACTCGAACCTGTCCAACTACGCGATCCACGTGTCCCCGCTGCGCGCTACGCCGACGAACGGTCGCGACCCGATCCTGAACGTGCTGAACCGGATCGTCCCGGACGAGCAGTGCCGCATCCGGGTGATGGAGAACCGCTTCAAGTACCGCCGCATCGCGCTGGCGTACAAGCTCGCCGCCCTGAACAACGGTGGCTGCCGCGTCTCGGTCGTCGGGTTCAAGGACGACAACAAGAAGAACTACCTCGAGCACTGCCGTCAGCTGCTGCGCGTGTGCAAGCCGATCCTGGACGTGCTCAAGACGTCGCGCACCGAGGTCGACGCCGCGTACGCCCAGATCCACGACAAGACGATCCTCATCGACGCGAAGCTGAAGCCGAACAAGCTGAACCCCGAGGAGCGCCTGCCCAACGGCCGCAGCTGGCCCAAGTCCGGCTCGCGGGTCAAGGTGACGGTCGCGGGATCGGCCAACCTGACCGGCTCGAACCTGGTCGCCAGCGACGAGATCACGACGATCACGTCCGACCCGGACGTCTACGACGCCTACGTCGAGCACTGGCGCTCGGTCACGCAGACGAAGGCCTACGGCTCCTTCAAGTACTGA
- a CDS encoding RNA polymerase sigma factor: MTRAAQTAKAATAKKAPAKAAKKTPGAAGDDDAGSVVKKAAAKKAPAKKAPAKKAPAKRAAAKKISEEVVLGDAIDLADVLEKPAPAVDADGKKVLPDIADEVFEKDLASDPTIKADEEASFTLSSADDTDEPAVQVTVAGATADPVKDYLKLIGKVALLTAAEEVELAKRIEAGLFAEEKLAKSKRVNDKLREELEWIIVDGRRAKNHLLEANLRLVVSLAKRYTGRGMLFLDLIQEGNLGLIRAVEKFDYTKGFKFSTYATWWIRQAITRAMADQARTIRIPVHMVEVINKLARVQRQMLQDLGREPTPEELAIELDMTPEKVVEVQKYGREPISLHTPLGEDGDSEFGDLIEDSEAIVPADAVSFTLLQEQLHAVLDTLSERESGVVSMRFGLTDGQPKTLDEIGKVYGVTRERIRQIESKTMSKLRHPSRSQVLRDYLD, from the coding sequence GTGACTCGTGCCGCCCAGACCGCAAAGGCAGCGACCGCGAAGAAGGCGCCCGCGAAGGCGGCCAAGAAGACCCCCGGCGCCGCAGGCGACGACGACGCGGGCTCCGTGGTGAAGAAGGCGGCGGCCAAGAAGGCCCCCGCGAAGAAGGCCCCGGCCAAGAAGGCGCCCGCCAAGAGGGCCGCTGCAAAGAAGATCTCCGAGGAGGTCGTGCTCGGCGACGCGATCGACCTGGCCGACGTGCTGGAGAAGCCCGCCCCGGCGGTGGACGCCGACGGCAAGAAGGTGCTCCCCGACATCGCCGACGAGGTGTTCGAGAAGGACCTCGCGTCCGACCCGACGATCAAGGCCGACGAGGAAGCCAGCTTCACGCTCTCCAGCGCCGACGACACCGACGAGCCCGCGGTCCAGGTGACCGTCGCCGGCGCGACGGCCGACCCGGTCAAGGACTACCTGAAGCTGATCGGCAAGGTCGCGCTGCTGACCGCCGCCGAGGAGGTCGAGCTGGCCAAGCGCATCGAGGCGGGCCTGTTCGCCGAGGAGAAGCTGGCCAAGTCCAAGCGCGTCAACGACAAGCTCCGCGAGGAGCTCGAGTGGATCATCGTCGACGGCCGCCGCGCCAAGAACCACCTGCTCGAGGCCAACCTGCGACTCGTCGTCTCGCTGGCCAAGCGCTACACCGGCCGCGGCATGCTGTTCCTGGACCTGATCCAGGAGGGCAACCTCGGTCTGATCCGCGCCGTCGAGAAGTTCGACTACACCAAGGGCTTCAAGTTCTCGACGTACGCCACGTGGTGGATCCGTCAGGCCATCACGCGCGCCATGGCCGACCAGGCCCGCACCATCCGCATCCCGGTGCACATGGTCGAGGTCATCAACAAGCTGGCTCGTGTCCAGCGTCAGATGCTGCAGGACCTCGGTCGCGAGCCCACCCCCGAGGAACTGGCCATCGAGCTGGACATGACGCCCGAGAAGGTCGTCGAGGTCCAGAAGTACGGTCGCGAGCCGATCAGCCTCCACACCCCCTTGGGTGAGGACGGCGACAGCGAGTTCGGCGACCTGATCGAGGACTCCGAGGCGATCGTCCCGGCCGACGCCGTGTCGTTCACCCTGCTGCAGGAGCAGCTGCACGCGGTCCTGGACACGCTCAGCGAGCGCGAGTCCGGTGTCGTGTCGATGCGCTTCGGCCTGACCGACGGTCAGCCCAAGACGCTCGACGAGATCGGCAAGGTCTACGGCGTCACGCGCGAGCGCATCCGCCAGATCGAGTCCAAGACGATGAGCAAGCTGCGTCACCCGTCGCGCTCGCAGGTGCTGCGCGACTACCTCGACTGA
- a CDS encoding glutamate-cysteine ligase family protein, protein MGQDVEAREFTGEDRARYRAKVRRNLDVLAAMLGQQDFSVPDPHVGIEIEFNLIDELGDPALRNSETLDVIATEDFQTELGQFNVEINVPPSPVAGGGLASMADRMRDDLNTAQDKARGIGTEMLMIGILPSLDSQHLTREAISTNPRYHLLSDQILTARGEDIHIVINGVQRLRTTIDTIIAEAACTSTQLHLQVEPDEFAPTWNAAQAIAGVQIAVGANSPFFLGKRLWHETRIALFEQATDTRTAELKVQGVRPRVWFGERWITSVFDLFEENSRYFPALLPIVEDEDPVAEIEAGRIPALPELRLHNGTIWRWNRPIYDVVDGKPHLRVENRLLPAGPTVKDTVANAALFYGLVTALTEQERPVWSQLPFKAAEQGFHDAAVAGIEAEAFWPGIGTVPVRQLVLEHLLPLAHVGLEKRGVDGAVIDEFLQIIERRCVTGRNGSTWMIEQFDRLHARGSDVSDSMRALTRRYAEHMSEGEPVHSWPVH, encoded by the coding sequence ATGGGACAAGACGTCGAAGCCCGCGAGTTCACCGGTGAGGACCGCGCACGCTACCGCGCGAAGGTGCGCCGGAACCTCGATGTGCTGGCCGCGATGCTGGGGCAACAGGACTTCTCGGTGCCCGATCCCCACGTCGGGATCGAGATCGAGTTCAACCTGATCGACGAGCTCGGCGACCCCGCCCTGCGCAACTCCGAGACGCTCGACGTGATCGCGACCGAGGACTTCCAGACCGAGCTCGGGCAGTTCAACGTCGAGATCAACGTCCCGCCCTCCCCGGTGGCGGGCGGCGGACTGGCCTCGATGGCCGACCGGATGCGCGACGACCTCAACACCGCCCAGGACAAGGCGCGCGGCATCGGCACCGAGATGCTGATGATCGGCATCCTGCCCAGCCTGGACTCGCAGCACCTCACGCGTGAGGCGATCTCGACCAATCCGCGCTACCACCTGTTGTCCGACCAGATCCTGACCGCGCGCGGCGAGGACATCCACATCGTCATCAACGGCGTCCAGCGCCTGCGCACGACGATCGACACGATCATCGCCGAGGCCGCGTGCACCAGCACGCAACTGCACCTGCAGGTCGAGCCCGACGAGTTCGCCCCGACCTGGAACGCGGCCCAGGCGATCGCCGGCGTGCAGATCGCCGTGGGCGCCAACTCGCCGTTCTTCCTGGGCAAGCGGCTGTGGCACGAGACGCGCATCGCCCTGTTCGAGCAGGCGACCGACACCCGCACCGCCGAGCTGAAGGTCCAGGGCGTCCGCCCCCGGGTGTGGTTCGGCGAGCGCTGGATCACCTCGGTGTTCGACCTGTTCGAGGAGAACTCGCGGTACTTCCCGGCGTTGCTGCCGATCGTCGAGGACGAGGACCCCGTGGCCGAGATCGAGGCGGGCCGGATCCCGGCGCTGCCCGAGCTGCGGCTGCACAACGGCACGATCTGGCGCTGGAACCGGCCGATCTACGACGTGGTCGACGGCAAGCCGCACCTGCGGGTCGAGAACCGGCTGCTGCCGGCCGGCCCCACCGTCAAGGACACGGTCGCGAATGCCGCGCTGTTCTACGGTCTCGTGACGGCGCTGACCGAGCAGGAGAGGCCGGTCTGGAGCCAGCTGCCCTTCAAGGCCGCCGAGCAGGGGTTCCACGATGCGGCCGTCGCCGGGATCGAGGCAGAGGCGTTCTGGCCCGGCATCGGGACCGTGCCGGTGCGCCAGCTGGTCCTGGAACACCTCCTGCCCCTGGCCCACGTGGGGCTCGAGAAGCGCGGGGTCGACGGGGCCGTGATCGATGAGTTCCTGCAGATCATCGAGCGCCGCTGCGTCACCGGGCGCAACGGCTCGACGTGGATGATCGAGCAGTTCGACCGGCTGCACGCGCGCGGATCCGATGTCTCGGACTCGATGCGCGCGCTGACCCGGCGTTACGCCGAGCACATGAGCGAGGGCGAGCCGGTGCACTCCTGGCCCGTCCACTGA
- a CDS encoding DUF4192 domain-containing protein: MTDDDMFRVDSFDDLMNALPTLFGFVPRECVIGLAVSGPTCRFGFRLRHDLPLPGDEEALAAGLAEHLVRHGREGFFLFALSDNVERARLMVTALRDALPPGRAWLVLWADDRRVWSATPGHPAEGEPYALDRHHEAIVRAVAQGQVILADRSALADEVAPPAEQDEERLDRAHDAALERFLERATTTAPASFLASERERVARLVERGLDGADLGEADLVELAVLTSSMNVRDAVWVGIGRANARGMHRLWAAVSRVASPDFAPAPLCLAGFAAWQMGDGARALVALDRALRLEPRYRMGLLLQDVLEAGVHPDRWAQADVTA; encoded by the coding sequence ATGACCGACGACGACATGTTCCGGGTCGACTCCTTCGACGACCTCATGAACGCCCTGCCCACGCTGTTCGGCTTCGTGCCCCGCGAGTGCGTGATCGGCCTGGCGGTGTCCGGGCCGACGTGCCGGTTCGGGTTCCGCCTGCGCCACGACCTGCCGCTGCCCGGCGACGAGGAGGCCCTCGCGGCCGGGCTCGCCGAGCACCTCGTGCGCCACGGACGGGAGGGATTCTTCCTGTTCGCCCTGTCCGACAACGTCGAGCGGGCGCGTCTCATGGTCACGGCCCTGCGTGACGCACTGCCCCCGGGTCGCGCGTGGCTGGTGCTGTGGGCCGACGACCGCCGGGTCTGGTCCGCGACGCCGGGCCACCCCGCCGAGGGGGAGCCCTACGCCCTCGACCGTCACCACGAGGCGATCGTCCGCGCCGTCGCCCAGGGTCAGGTGATCCTGGCCGACCGGTCCGCGCTCGCGGACGAGGTGGCGCCGCCGGCCGAGCAGGACGAGGAACGACTCGATCGTGCCCACGACGCCGCGTTGGAGCGCTTCCTCGAACGCGCCACGACGACCGCCCCGGCGAGCTTCCTCGCGTCCGAGCGCGAGCGGGTCGCCCGGCTCGTCGAACGAGGCCTCGACGGGGCGGACCTCGGGGAGGCGGATCTGGTCGAGCTCGCGGTCCTGACGTCGTCGATGAACGTGCGGGACGCCGTGTGGGTGGGGATCGGCCGGGCCAACGCGCGCGGGATGCACCGGCTCTGGGCGGCGGTCTCGCGTGTGGCGTCACCGGACTTCGCGCCGGCGCCGTTGTGCCTCGCGGGATTCGCCGCCTGGCAGATGGGCGACGGCGCGCGCGCCCTCGTCGCGCTGGACCGCGCACTGCGTCTGGAGCCTCGATATCGCATGGGTCTGCTGCTCCAGGACGTGCTCGAGGCGGGCGTCCATCCTGACCGGTGGGCTCAGGCTGATGTGACGGCCTGA